The Triticum aestivum cultivar Chinese Spring chromosome 7B, IWGSC CS RefSeq v2.1, whole genome shotgun sequence genome window below encodes:
- the LOC123160720 gene encoding signal peptide peptidase-like 5: MAASAVLAVLLASALAGAAAGGDIVHQDDQAPKIPGCNNDFVLVKVQSWVGSNEGDEFVGVGARFGPKIVSKEKQATREPLTLADPIHACAPPKNNKVSGGVLLVERGKCKFTKKAKLAEAAGASGILIINSGTELYKMVCEKNETELDIHIPAVLLPKDAGQALRSLLAANTSSVGVQLYSPDRPVVDTAEVFLWLMAVGTVLCASYWSAWSAREAVTEQEKLLKDGHEVSLTVEGGGSSGIVDINVISAMMFVVVASCFLIMLYKLMSAWFIDLLVVIFCIGGVEGLQTCLVAILSRWFTSAAGSFVKVPFFGAISYLTMVVSPFCVVFAVLWAIYRQFPYAWIAQDILGIALIVTVIQIVRVPNLKVGSVLLSCAFLYDIFWVFVSKSLFHESVMIAVARGDNTDEDGVPMLLKIPRMFDPWGGYSIIGFGDILLPGLVVAFALRYDWAAKKKSLRSGYFLWSASAYGTGLLITYVALNLMDGHGQPALLYIVPFTLGTLMSLGWKRGELRNLWFKGEPERVCTHQGQGYVQMAKPPAAGDDEDDDEDEDDEEGKPSSS, from the exons atggcggcgtcggcggtgcTGGCGGTGCTGCTGGCGTCGGCGctggcgggggcggcggccggcggcgacatCGTCCACCAGGACGACCAGGCGCCCAAGATCCCCGGCTGCAACAACGACTTCGTCCTC GTCAAAGTGCAAAGCTGGGTGGGCAGCAACGAGGGCGACGAGTTCGTGGGCGTCGGCGCGCGCTTCGGCCCCAAGATCGTCTCCAAGGAGAAGCAGGCCACCCGGGAGCCGCTCACCCTCGCCGACCCCATCCACGCCTGCGCGCCTCCCAAAAACAACAAG GTCTCCGGAGGCGTCCTTCTGGTCGAGAGAGGGAAATGCAAATTCACCAAGAAGGCCAAGCTCGCCGAGGCCGCCGGCGCCTCCGGGATACTCATCATAAACTCCGGCACCG AGCTGTACAAGATGGTCTGCGAAAAGAACGAAACGGAGCTCGACATACACATACCCGCAGTTCTCTTGCCCAAAGACGCGGGCCAGGCTCTGCGTTCGCTCCTTGCAGCTAATACATCATCAG TTGGTGTGCAGCTATACTCTCCAGATCGTCCCGTGGTCGATACGGCGGAGGTGTTCCTCTGGCTCATGGCCGTCGGCACCGTCCTCTGTGCGTCCTACTGGTCAGCATGGAGCGCTAGAGAAGCCGTTACCGAACAGGAAAAGCTCCTGAAG GATGGACATGAAGTCTCACTGACTGTTGAGGGTGGAGGTTCTAGTGGCATCGTGGACATCAACGTGATATCGGCGATGATGTTTGTTGTCGTCGCGTCGTGCTTCCTGATAATGCTTTACAAGCTCATGTCCGCCTGGTTTATCGATCTGCTGGTTGTCATCTTCTGCATCGGCGGTGTAGAG GGCCTGCAAACATGCTTGGTGGCTATATTATCAAG ATGGTTCACATCTGCTGCGGGATCTTTTGTGAAGGTGCCGTTCTTTGGAGCAATCTCATACCTTACAATGGTGGTATCCCCATTCTGTGTTGTCTTTGCTGTTCTGTGGGCTATTTACCGGCAGTTTCCCTACGCTTGGATCGCCCAAGACATCCTT GGTATTGCGCTGATAGTCACTGTCATCCAGATCGTCAGAGTGCCTAACCTCAAG GTCGGTTCAGTCCTCCTGAGCTGTGCGTTCCTGTACGACATCTTCTGGGTGTTCGTCTCCAAGAGTTTGTTCCACGAGAGCGTGATGATTGCG GTTGCGCGTGGTGACAATACGGACGAAGACGGCGTGCCAATGCTGCTAAAGATCCCGCGGATGTTCGACCCGTGGGGCGGGTACAGCATCATTGGGTTTGGCGACATCCTTCTTCCTGGCCTGGTCGTTGCATTTGCATTAAG GTATGACTGGGCTGCGAAGAAGAAGAGCCTGCGATCCGGCTACTTCCTGTGGTCAGCGTCGGCCTACGGCACCG GGCTCCTGATCACGTACGTGGCGCTGAACCTGATGGACGGGCACGGGCAGCCGGCGCTGCTCTACATCGTGCCATTCACCCTGG GGACTCTGATGTCGCTGGGGTGGAAGCGGGGGGAGCTGCGGAACCTGTGGTTCAAGGGGGAGCCGGAGCGCGTGTGCACCCATCAGGGTCAGGGCTACGTGCAGATGGCCAAGCCTCCTGCTgctggtgatgatgaagatgatgatgaggatgaggatgatgaggagGGCAAGCCATCTTCCTCTTAG
- the LOC123162262 gene encoding uncharacterized protein, whose product MRRVAHLILVLSTSPPERTELMGLKAAVFLSVPAAVTPTLRRHNLSPSSFRSSRASASRISAAVMATAVQPAVVVGGGRVGQALLSMGPSSGGDLLLRRGEALPPAAPAGPILVCTRNDDLDGVLDATPKSRWQDLVFFQNGMLDPWLESKGLAGANQVLAYFAVSKLGEPPIDGITDANPEGLTAAFGNWAPAVAARLQNGGLTCKVLDKGAFEKQMLEKLIWISAFMLVGARHPGATVGAVEKEYRSEVSSLIAELASAAAAERGLSFDEGMEERLCAYSRAVAHFPTAVKEFKWRNGWFYSLTEKALAEGKPDPCPLHTSWLKEIKVI is encoded by the exons ATGCGCCGCGTGGCCCACCTCATCCTCGTCCTGTCGACCAGTCCGCCGGAACGTACGGAGCTGATGGGCCTCAAAGCCGCCGTCTTTCTCTCCGTCCCCGCCGCCGTCACGCCGACACTCCGCCGCCACAacctctccccctcctccttcaGGAGCAGCAGGGCGTCCGCCTCCAGGATTTCAGCAGCGGTCATGGCCACGGCGGTGCAGCCGGCGGTTGTGGTGGGCGGCGGCCGGGTGGGACAGGCGCTGCTCTCCATGGGCCCCTCCTCCGGCGGGGACCTCCTGCTCCGCCGCGGCGAGGCGCTGCCGCCCGCCGCGCCGGCCGGGCCCATCCTCGTCTGCACCCGCAACGACGACCTCGACGGCGTGCTCGACGCCACACCCAAATCCCGATGGCAAG ATCTCGTCTTCTTCCAGAACGGTATGCTGGACCCGTGGCTGGAGAGCAAGGGCCTGGCCGGCGCCAACCAGGTGCTCGCCTACTTCGCCGTCTCCAAGCTCGGGGAGCCCCCCATCGACGGCATTACTGACGCCAACCCCGAGGGCCTCACCGCCGCCTTCGGCAACTGggcgcccgccgtcgccgcccggctCCAAAACGGCGGCCTCACCTGCAAG GTGCTTGACAAGGGAGCCTTCGAGAAGCAAATGCTGGAGAAGCTCATCTGGATTTCAGCCTTCATGCTCGTCGGAGCTCGCCATCCAGGGGCCACTGTTGGCGCGGTCGAAAAGGAATACCGATCCGAG GTATCCAGCCTCATAGCTGAATTGGCATCAGCTGCGGCTGCAGAGCGGGGGCTTTCTTTCGATGAGGGCATGGAAGAAAGGCTCTGTGCCTACTCCAGAGCCGTGGCACACTTCCCGACCGCCGTGAAAGAG TTCAAGTGGAGGAACGGTTGGTTCTACTCGCTCACTGAAAAGGCCCTCGCGGAAGGGAAGCCAGATCCATGCCCGCTCCACACATCTTGGCTTAAGGAGATTAAGGTCATATAG